CTGAAAGAAAGTTTTCTTTTACAGGTCCAAAATGGCGTGCTGCAACAAAAACGTGATCTCTCAACGCAATTTGGATTGCGACAAGCCAAGCTGCATCAGCATTCCCACAGACGGGAAACCCTGCATCTGCCTTTACGTTAACAACGAAGACATCATCCAATGCAACGACTGCCATTGCAATGATGATAAGTGTAATTGTAACTGTGGTGAAGGAACCTGCTTCAAAACTGTTGGAGCCACCTTCATCTGCGTGTACAAAGATAAAGAAGGGAATATCAAGAGATGTAATAACTGCTCCTGCAGTTCAAATTGTGCTAAATGTCGATGTGATGAGTGTGATAAAACATGCGTTTGCTTCAAGACCAATGGAAGGTCTTGTATTTGCGTAAAGTCGGATAAAAAGGGAACTATCGTCAAATGTACTGGCTGCGAATGTATTAATGGAACATGTTATTGCAAATGTATTGACACCGAATGTGTTTGCATAGAAACTGGAGGAAAGGCATGTGTTTGTCTTTGCCGAGATGAAAAAGGAGTTATTAAGAAGTGTGAAGATTGTACTTGTAATAACATTTGTGGCAAGTGTAATTGCAAGAAGGAATGTGATAAGAAAGATTGCATTTGCTTTACAACTGATGGTAAAAATTGCATTTGTGTCTGCGAAGATGATAAAGGCAACATCATCAAATGCAATGATTGCAAGTGTATTGATGAGTGTGACTGCAGATGCGATGATTCTAAATGCATTTGCATAGATACCGAAAGAAAATCATGCATCTGTCTTTGCCGAGATGAAAAAGGAGCTATAAAGAAGTGTGAAGATTGCTCTTGTACTAATATTTGTGACAAGTGTAATTGCAAGAAGGAATGTGATAAGAAATATTGCATTTGCTTTACAACTGATGGTAAAAAATGCATTTGCGTCTGTGAAGATGATAAAGGCAACATCATTAAATGCAATGATTGCAAGTGTATTGATGAGTGTGACTGCAAATGCGATGATTCTAAATGCATCTGCATTGAAACTGAAGGAAAAGCTTGTGTTTGTCTTTGCCGTGGTGAAAGAGGAGCTATTAAGAAGTGTGAAGATTGCACTTGTAATAACATTTGTGACAAGTGTAATTGCAAGAAGGAATGCGATAAGAAAGGCTGCATTTGCTTTACAACTGATGGCAAAAATTGCATTTGTGTCTGTGAAGATGATAAAGGCAACATCATCAAATGCAATGATTGTAAGTGTATTGATGAATGTGTCTGCAAATGCGATGATTCTAAATGTATTTGCATAGAAACCGAAATAAAATCATGCATCTGTCTTTGCCGAGATGAAAAAGGAGCTATCAAGAAGTGTGATGATTGCTCTTGTACTAACATTTGTGACAAATGCACTTGTGACAAGAAGAATTGTGTCTGCATTCTTACAGAAGGAAAATCTTGCATTTGTATCTATGAAGAAAAGGGTGCCATAAAACGCTGTAACGATTGTAAATGCATTCAAGATGAATGCAACTGCAAGTGTGATAATAATTGTACTTGTATCACTACAAATAATTTACCTTGCCTTTGTGTTTACAAAGAGGGTAATAATGTTGTTCGTTGCGTTGAATGCAAGTGTTAAATGTACTTGtcatttgaaatttttcatgTTTATTCCCCAATACTTAGTGTTTTTGATGATGTAATTGTAACATTATTACGTTCacgtaaaatattaatctttatcactatattttataaaattattattccttTTTACATAATCACGTATACTTTCATATTAATCTGTTacttaatatgttttttataaaaaaatcttgtggTGGTGGCTTTAGACGTATGAACcttaatatgaaaatttaattgttacatAATTGTatccttaataaaaaaaacaccaaaAATATTCTTGTGGTTTTTCTATTCGTAGAactattaacatttaaatggAAATCAATAAATCTAGtaatttaaatgtcaaaaagTCTTAATCCTTAGAAACTAAACTGGTTAAGAGTCATTACGAAAACTATTAGGAGCCACAACCTTCACAGAGCATGCCAAAGAAACAGATGCAGCCTCTGATAAACGCCCATTACTCTGTGATGTGTCAAAATCTTTGACAACCGTGACGTGAGCGCTTGAGTTGTCAAAGTGGCAGGCAAAGTGCGCCCACTTGGGTGGTATGGTATcatacttattaatatttcttgtcGGCTGTTATGAGAAGGtgtataaagttattatttaaatggaaCTATTCTTAATTTGACCTTTGGCTTTGTGCCTCAATGTTAAGCACAGATGAACTAatggtattaaaaaaagaggCATGGACAATGGACAACAACTCCTCATATCATCATTGGTTGCAAGATCGGTCAGTAATCTTCTTGGGATAAATTAGCTTTAAAAAGatacaaaagaaaagaagATTTACTAAACGTTAAAAAACGTCAATTGTTCCTTTTTTGagaaccaataaataaaaaataataatacagctTATAACTTACCTTAAGTTGAATTTTACAACTGAGACATAGATCTTTAGGTATAAGTAAATAACAGTTTTGTTCACGGCCTTTAACCGCGGTTCAAGTTTAACTATTTCGGTTATCCGTCCATCTCCGACTCACTTAGCAACTAGAccatgaatatttaaattgagcTATAATTTTGAGGCTGCAAAATCTGTATCTTGCTGTACTCTATACAATATGACTATTTTGACTTAGGTTACCTACTTGGAAGATATTGTATGTTCAGTTGTGTAATTATGAGAACGCAATTAATAACTTATCcccatccatagaaaagagataataaagagaatagatttgtatgtttgtatcgaataaaattaaaacttccGATTTTGGTAAAATTTGGTGCACAGATAGAATAGACAGCTAGGAATAACACagtcatttttatttcgaaattcGCACCAGATTGAAACCTCGCGCAAAATCTAGTCTtaatataatctatatttaaatctacATATCGCATTATAGGCAGTGACTACATCTCTGACTAATTATTGATTCCCCAACGGAATCTTTGAATTACAGATAACAGATTAagattatgttatttaatagTAAGGATCTGAGAAAAAGATGTATTAAGATAAGATTAACTAGTTCAACGaacttaggcgatgggctagcaacctgtcactatttgaatctcaattctatcattgagccaaaaagctgaacgtggcctatcagtcttttcaagactgttggctctgtctaccccgcaagggatatagacgtgaccatatgtatgtatatgtaattaagtaattgTAGGTTTGTCAAGTACGCACAGTACTTGGTTGATAACCGGTAGGTAATTACCTATCTGCTTCCTACACGAAATCCTTGAGGGTATCCTACTACAGTTCTCTTGCAATAGCTAACAATACATTTACTGTCAAACACATTGATCTTTCTGACAATTACATTGATATGACTCGTATTATTGTCAATTATATTGATGGTTTAcaatcgtacatacatacatatgtctacctcgcaggggatatagacgtcaccatatgtatatgtatgtacgaacagaaaagatttttgcatttataagaCTTGTTAGTGGTCTTGGGAATCCTTGGGAATCCACATAACGTAGGTAATGAACACATATCTTTCCCGCGAAGTGCACCCTTGGGAATCCACGTTTCACCCACATTCACACTCACGATTCACCTCTTTCACACATTCCGAATCACACGTCCATCTAGCATAGAATTTGTATACTAATTAATAGGTTGTTTCTTTAAATGTGACGGTTCCCGGAACTTTAGttacaggaccactccatctcttttccatggatgtcgtaaaagacgactaagagaaTAGGCGTATACATCAAGAGCGGTTTTTACATTATGGGTTAGAAGTTCACTGATAACTTTTCCTCTTTTCACTTCTTCTCCTGCCTTTTTTTTTagcaataaaaagtaaccaATGTTTGTATGTCTAATATTTGTAGGAATTgttattgaattaaatgacACAAACTGAGATTTACAAAATGGCATTCCCTACATTTTTACCAGATGACCAAACAGAGATAATAGTGGGTGGTATGATAAAgtgcacatacatatatgtatgttattgtgaagtagatattttttaagacatataaatacaatatacgGACCCCACACCCTAAAGTTCTATAGTCgtgggtgcaactgggaatgcGTAAAGTTGAGAGAGATACAAAACACATATATATCTTacattctgtctaccccgcaagggatatatttaaacattgtatgtatgtatgtatctacatatctccatacatacaaacatatatcacatttatatcccttgcggggtagacagagccaacagtcttgaaaagactgataggccacgttcagctgttctgGCGGcacaaggttttttttttcaaatatttattgaatcaGCTGTTTTTTTTGACGATTTGAGGCTGTTTTGACGGTGTGTTGATATTTTTGTCAGTGAATTaagtttccttttttatatttgaggcagattgttttaaaaatattaatatcactttttatagctgactttttaattaaacataccTATGCTTGAGAATGAAATACCTACATTTGACAGGAGTAAATGTGACTATTTCTGATCAAACTACTCAAAAGATGACGATAAATGACATCATCATTTCTTGTTCAATCATTGTCAACATATGAAATCATTGCAAAGTTACGTAAAACACGCCATCAGGAAGTTATAACAACCAGTTGCATAAAACCACAGTATAACAAAAACCGAAccatattttatgtatcttgtgtgtaagatatgtatgtatcttatcACACGCATACAGTGCCGTgaagttcccggcaccaaaaaaaaccaaaaggaataggaccactccatctcgttttcatggatgtcgtaaaaggcgactaagggataggcttataaacttggaatttttcttttaggcgatgggctagcaggttgctagcctatcgccttaaactattttaatttcaattcaattattaagccaaaaagctaaacgtggcctgtcattgcgagactgttggctctgtcttccccgtaaggggtgtggtaatctcaattctatcataaggcCAAATGGCTGAATGCGGCCTGTCAGACTTTCAATattgctagctctgtctaccccgcaagggatagagaagttatatgtatataattactGAGTACTCAGCCTCTTTAGGCTTCCTATACAGTTTTTCTTTCAAACGCAGTGAGTTTTTATAGGCATTTTCAAGTGCTTAGGCTAAGCGTGACAAGCAGAAGCCTCGTATTAGGCTAACCGCGTCGTGTCGCAGACATCACGAGGGTAATGAGACCGAGATCGCCCGTTAGCTTACCACGGTACCCAAGTCACGAGAGAGAAGCGTTTTAAGTGCCACAATAGTAGCACGAAAGATTAGTAGATTTATATGTACAGTGTGTAGGGAGAGACTTAGTCTTTTTATTTGCCTGAGTCCATACGTTCTCTTTTATGCTTCAGCCACATCAATCGTTTATGAAAGCTCAAGATTGGCATTAGCTTGCCACGGACGCCTCAAGTCATGAGAGAAATGTTTTACACGTCATAAGACCAGctcagtaaaataaacattagatagagaaaaaaattaatggagAACGCTCTCTCCCACGATAagtataaattcaaattcaaaattctattcattattatgggacattttatcatcacttaataattgtcatatctttcggTTTCAGAACATTGGTGGACAATggacatcaaataaataacttaaatcttagtttactgtaataatataatataaaatatgtactgtaataatataaaatatgtaaaaattttaataagtaaagtGGCATTCCATTAATTACACTGGAATTTTCCCTGtgtgttaaaatatttgtatctgAACTTACAaactaagtaaaaaaaattgtaaaataaaaattataccatTTAAAAACCGCTACCTCTTATACCTTGCCCAGTGCCGTATCCAGTTAAGATCAACTGAGTTACGGTAACTTcatattgtaagtaaacaaatatcgacACGCTTATCTCTATCCGCAGTTAAGTGTGGATGATCCTTTAGAACGTCGTACATTggatttattgatattatagtTAAGTTAGAGTCTTAAGATTTTTGTTCTTGATAATGGTGGCTCGTTACGGATTAtcattgtatttaaatttaaaaagatataggTAAGTGAATTTTGAACGGGATGTTGTTAACTACTTGGATTAGAGACGTTATTGAGGTCAAAGGCtatatttaactattttctttatttatatatattgattCGATGTTGTTGGGGTAGAAATTATGCTCCCGTAAGATAGCtggatctgtctaccacgtaaaGGATAAGCGGCTATGCGCgatgatatgtatgtctgtggttaaatacatacacacatacatatagtcacgtctatatcccttgcggggtagacagagccaacagtcttaaagagactgataggccgcgttcagctgtttggctttatgatacaattaaaattgaattagtgacaggttcgtCTAAAAGGAgcaacccaagtttataagcccatccctcagtcgcctttacgatatccatgggaaagagaaggagtggtcgtTCTTTTGTTCAATACCTTTACCCAACAGCCAAATATCCTTAAATCCGTAACTTTATGAGCTTGGCCTTGCTAGTATAAACAACCGTAACTTTAACAAATAACTTCACATCAGAGATCGCCTCTAACTGTGTCTTAAACCTAGTTCAAGAGATAGGTACACTTTTGGTAACAGTTTCTCACATTCACTATATTGATAtaccttttaaaaattagattTATTCTTGTGAGATATTAAATTCTCTTTTTTGAGAATAACGAGATATAAGCCTTAGTTTAGTTTTGTCATATATCAGTCATTCAcattgtatatttgtatatgaCGCGTGTTCAggcagacagacaaacatatcattgaattttcaatttttttttatttttcagtttttatacGAGTTtgtattgattttattgtactactggaaaaaatcatttttgatgaaattacaacaatacatatgtaaaatcACGAATTGTAGTAAATACGtgctattttaataaacttgttgataatatttattaataattaacataGTCACCATTCATGTCAATGGGGTCTTCAAATTTCCTTGAAACAGCAGCTTTCCAGTGATAGTTACCAAAAGTGGAGCGACCTCCTATACTAAGCACTCAGCCTTACAAATATTGACTTTAGAACGGCCTCGAACGCGTACCTAATATGCATTGTCAATATTACGAGTTCTTTGTTACAATTTTCATAGATGAACAAACTTGAATTCTTTTAAagctaaaaaagaaatacttagatagataaaaaaagtgtggttcccggcaccaataacaaaaaagactaagaccactccttctcttttacatggatgtcgtaaaaggtgactaagctacaattctataattaagccaaacagttgaacgtggcctattgatcctttcgagacttttggctctatctaAGACACAAGGGATACGGACGTGATTATTGAATAATGTCTCTAGTCTCTAGTACCTATTTCCTAtagatggcctctgtggcgcagcggcagtacgcttgtctgtgacaccggaggtctcgggttcgaatcccggccaggggatgatgagaaaagaactttttctgatttgcctgggttttgaatgtttatctatctaaatatttattataaaatatagtatcgttgagttagtatctcgtaacacaagtctcgaacttacttcgaggctaactcaatctgtgttatttgtcccgtatatatttatttatttatttatatggcaatgggctagcaagtcactatttgagtctcaatgtCATCATTgggctatacagctgaacgtgacctttcagtctttccaagccttctggctctgtctaccctgaaaGGGctaaatacgtgattatatgtatctatgcatgtaaaattatatacttacattctAGCACTGATATACAAAGTGTCATACCTATATTCCGTTACAACAATCACCTTATTGAACTGACATGGGCATGAATGAGTCTTAACTGTGCCAAGGCGGGCCCATTCATGAATCTGTATACTATaacaatgtacatacatacaaacatcaTAGTCATACATAATGTACTCgtaatattagaaaatatttatgttcagTGTGAAcaggtaattattttcatcattCTGTAGGACCCAcgaacatacattcataaaatcacgcctctttcccggaggggtaggcagagactacctctttccacttgccacgatctctgcatacttccttcggtCATACCCCCACGATCATTTGAAtcgaatttgtttttttaatgtgccgtgtggtccccgggaccaatagtaaaaagaataggaccactctatctctttcccttggatgtcgttaaaggcgactaagagatagaagaataaacttgggtttctacatttaggcgataggctagcaaccggtcgctattttaatgtcaattttatcattaagccaaaatgctgaacgttgcctgtctttgcgagactgttggcactgtctaccccgtaaggggtgtggacgtgattatgtgtaatGGAAAAACCGGGATTTACCTTTAACGCTTACCTTAGTCGGTTTAATCTCGACAAAAAAGCATAAATGCTTTAGTTTACATACTTAAACATGAAATTGTTAACTGTCTACACATTACACTAAAAACAACAACACTCAACGGCCCACACAAACGTTTCCTAATAGAAACTCTTTTATTACAACAACATTCTGCTACGTGTAGCACAATTGATTGACGCATTATTCCCTGCGTAGGACTTAACTCGTAAAACCCGCACCGGTTCGACTCCCGGCTAAGGTCGTAACGTAGTAACTGGCATACCGACTTTTATGCCATCTAAAACTGACGCCTTTACGGATTTTAAaccgtaaaatattattttaggagTTTATTGTTTAATGTTTACTTGCGTGAAAACGGGAGATTTTCAGTTCGGTTGTTTGAAAGATGCAAAAAATTGTAATGCTGGAGATAAATAACTGTATGTCTTTCCGGTTTTCGAAAGAGGCGATCAAAGGATATAGTTCTTTAATCTAGTGTCACATTCTATTATGTggtattttaagaatattagCTTAAAAGGGGCTACAAATCAATGACTTGATAGCTAACCTATTCTCTTACAGTGgtagaaaacatcgtgaggaaacctggcAACTggatacatacacacatatggtcacgtccatatcccttgcggggtagacagagccaacagtcttgaaaagactgaacggccacgttcagctatttggcttaataatagaattgagattcaaatagtgacagtttgctaacccatcgcctaaaaaagaatgccaagtttgtaagactatcccttagtcgccttttacgacatccatgggaaagagatggagtggtcctattcttttttgtattggtgccgggaaccacacgtcaaaagttaatttcacgtgttaaaatgcaataaaatattacaactgTGATCAAACGCGGTTGaactagtaataaaatattaagagtcatttaaaatatcatttggGTCACCGCAATTATACAGGGTTAATGAGAAAATTAAAAGGCTCACGTATATAGGGTGTTCTCACGATGAATTCAGTTTATGAGtacaattaacattaattattttaacagaCATTAAAAGTAATGTACGTTAGCCATAAGACAAAAATTTAACAGTTCATTACTTTAGAAAATTTATCCTTATATGCGTATGAGCTCCGATTGACAGATGCacgttaaaaattaattattttgaacataAAAACGTTTCTTTTACAGATTTATACGAGTACTAAGGCTGtgctatgaaaataatttaaaagataaaaagtttACCTTGTTAACTACAGAtgctgtaataaaaaaagagtataaatatctttctgtatcatcaaaaacaaaagacgcttcaaaattcaaaccttgttaatattttcgcaaagcatacaaacaaaactgaccttatttattaccattattgaatattgaatgtattgaaacttaaaaataaataataataaaacatattaattatttatttgattaaaaaataaataaacataaatcacACAGTTAATGTTATTTAGATATCAACACAcaactaattaatttcaaagtaATATGATGCTTCGCTTCGTTTATTGTCGCGTATGATAAGATAAGCGCCGGAATTCAAGATCAAACGATTCGATAGCCCCCTAAAGTTTTAATGTGGGAAAATTCATTATCAGATTCGTCTCGATATTTTGTTACAGCTGTAAATCTGTATTTTAACGTGTTTAAAGTTGATATTAATGTGTATCAATGGTAGATTTAAATCTCCTATCATCGTGAAAAGAGTTTTGAAGTTATTTATGAATTGTTGTCAATGAGTTATAGAAAAATAGAGAAGACAAACTGtagagatattttattttaaatatatctataaaaatgttttcttgtttattttcattttgtataGAATTAGTATGCAGTATTATGTAACTATTATAGaaagaaattatcaaaatttttgttgtaCTGTTTTTAGgtaaacaatgaaaaataaaattcaacacGTTTAATATGTGACTTCGcagaaaatacaataaagtaacaaaataaacttaaaaaaattaaaaaagaaagcgttcctaaaatttattgttttactttACCCAACCAATAATTGGGTTAAAGAAgcattaagttttatttttcgcttaaaattatattattaattaaaaaaaaatgtgttttccATAAATTTATCTCTTTGTTCACAGCTGAGATGATATTAATTACCAATGTGACAGTCCGATTTTTATCAGATATTTAACTGTACCACAGTAATTAACTATTGCGGTAAAAGTACTGTTAAACGGTTTGCAAATGTTTTATTGCACTATACTGTAATCCGTCAAATCTAGTgaggtttaatgatagatgtacttacatatagtcacgtctacatcccttgcggagtagacagagccaacattcttgaaagcacggaaaggccacattcagctgtatgactagatgatggaattgagattcagatagtgacagataaaatgttatctatactaatattttaaagctgaagagtttgtttgtttgaacacggtaatctcaggaactactggttcgaattgaaaagttatttttatgttgaatagaacatttatcgaggaaggctttaggccatataacatcacgcttcaactataaggagcgaaataaaggaaaatgtgaaaaaaaaaacggggaatattacttgagggcttcaatggtgcccaaaataactattccacacggagggagtcgcgggcacagctagttttatatataacctGTCACTGCTTACTGCACACTGCTACTTATAAATAGGCCGTCAAACTGAACGTGGactctctgtctatcccgtaagggataaagacgacatatatttacttatgtatAAACGTTTAAAATTTACGAGGTATTAACTTGATTAATGGTAGTAttcataaacttaaaattacttaatagaaataaatttaactaggGTTAAGTTTATATAGAGtggcatttatatttattaatgataaatgtGTTTTGGTAAGgctgataaataataaaaactaaaagtgAAAGGTAATCTATTAAAGGGTTAAGGTATAATGTATGTGATACAGTATTTCCTTATTAATGTTATGGATATTCGTTATTCATAAGTACATTCTGTTCAACAGATTTAAGTCATGTCTGCTGTAGTACTACATTTAAGAAGTTTCTAATAAATCCTTTTGTGGATTCTATGGACATATAAATTATGTGgatatatcaatatttatgtattcataAACTCATGTACCTTTCCCGGCGGGGAAGGCAGTAACTACACCTTTCCATTTGCCATCATTCCTACATACTTCatttgcttcatccactttcatAAATCTCATCATGCAATCTTgtcgaaaaaagaaaagtgatGAAATAGTCCTACTGAAGTGCCAAGAATCATAAGTCACGTTAGagtatattaattaagtatatatgaaacatacatacatttaatcacgtctatatcccttgcgggacagacagatccaacagtcttgaaatgactgataggccacgtttagctgtttagctcaatgatagaatcggaattcaaatattgacaggttgctagcccatcgcctaaaagaataatcccaagtttataagctatcccttagtcgcattttacgacgaACCATGGgcacgagatggagtggtcctattcttttttttatacgtgccaaaaaccacacggcacaaatgaTGTCagataataaatcaaaatgatGGATAACCCAACCGCAGattcgttttatttataaactccATAACAAttcaataacttttattacaaTGCTCAccgt
The window above is part of the Amyelois transitella isolate CPQ chromosome 11, ilAmyTran1.1, whole genome shotgun sequence genome. Proteins encoded here:
- the LOC106135094 gene encoding uncharacterized protein LOC106135094 encodes the protein MSKMACCNKNVISQRNLDCDKPSCISIPTDGKPCICLYVNNEDIIQCNDCHCNDDKCNCNCGEGTCFKTVGATFICVYKDKEGNIKRCNNCSCSSNCAKCRCDECDKTCVCFKTNGRSCICVKSDKKGTIVKCTGCECINGTCYCKCIDTECVCIETGGKACVCLCRDEKGVIKKCEDCTCNNICGKCNCKKECDKKDCICFTTDGKNCICVCEDDKGNIIKCNDCKCIDECDCRCDDSKCICIDTERKSCICLCRDEKGAIKKCEDCSCTNICDKCNCKKECDKKYCICFTTDGKKCICVCEDDKGNIIKCNDCKCIDECDCKCDDSKCICIETEGKACVCLCRGERGAIKKCEDCTCNNICDKCNCKKECDKKGCICFTTDGKNCICVCEDDKGNIIKCNDCKCIDECVCKCDDSKCICIETEIKSCICLCRDEKGAIKKCDDCSCTNICDKCTCDKKNCVCILTEGKSCICIYEEKGAIKRCNDCKCIQDECNCKCDNNCTCITTNNLPCLCVYKEGNNVVRCVECKC